The sequence below is a genomic window from Anaerolineales bacterium.
CAATCGATGCTGCGGGCATCGCGCTGTGCCTGTCGGTCTTCCTGTGGATCCCGACCCACATCCTGACGTTCAGCCTGCGCTATGAAAGCGACTACCGCCGCGCCCGCATCCCGACGATGCCGCAGCGCTACGGTGACCGGGCGACGCGCCTGGCGATCTCGCTCTCGAGCCTGGGAGCGGCGATGGCCATGACCTTCGCCGCCCTGCAGATCGGCATGGGCCCGGGCTACCTTCGTCTGTTGGGCGTGCTCGGCCTGGGACTGGTCGGGCTCGCGCTTCGCAGCGCCCTCCGCCCATCAGCCTCTCTCAACTTCGCACTGTTCAAGTACGCTTCGGTCTTCATGCTCAGC
It includes:
- a CDS encoding UbiA family prenyltransferase → VVYTLWMKRRSPWSVVWGGIAGAVPILAGRALALDAIDAAGIALCLSVFLWIPTHILTFSLRYESDYRRARIPTMPQRYGDRATRLAISLSSLGAAMAMTFAALQIGMGPGYLRLLGVLGLGLVGLALRSALRPSASLNFALFKYASVFMLSGMIVIVLETMA